A genomic region of Colletotrichum destructivum chromosome 5, complete sequence contains the following coding sequences:
- a CDS encoding Putative Heat shock protein 70 family has product MMSARFSRALPRATSSVARSAGFARQPFASKFARYESTATDGKVTGSVIGIDLGTTNSAVAVMEGKVPKIIENAEGARTTPSVVAFAQDGERLVGVAAKRQAVVNPENTLFATKRLIGRKFTDAEVQRDIKEVPYKIVQHTNGDAWVSARDQKYSPSQIGGFVLNKMKETAEAYLSKPVKNAVVTVPAYFNDSQRQATKDAGQIAGLNVLRVVNEPTAAALAYGLEKEDDRIVAVYDLGGGTFDISVLEIQNGVFEVKSTNGDTHLGGEDFDIHLVRHLVQQFKKDSGIDLSGDRMAIQRIREAAEKAKIELSSSLSTDINLPFITADSSGPKHINQKLTRAQLEKMMDPLITRTIDPVRKALKDANLQAKDIQEVILVGGMTRMPKVSESVKSIFGRDPAKSVNPDEAVAIGAAIQGAVLSGEVKDLLLLDVTPLSLGIETLGGVFTRLINRNTTIPTKKSQTFSTAADFQTAVEIKVYQGERELVRDNKLLGNFQLVGIPPAHRGVPQIEVTFDIDADSIVHVHAKDKSTNKDQSITIASGSGLSDSEIQQMVEDSEKYAETDKERKGAIEAANRADSVLNDTERALNEYAEKLDKAEADGIREKIASLREYVSKSLAGEGNATAAEIKEKTDELQVASLNLFDKMHKARAESGEQPTQDANASENKDGEKKP; this is encoded by the exons ATGATGTCTGCACGCTTTTCTCGAGCT CTGCCCAGAGCTACCAGCTCTGTCGCGCGCTCGGCAGGCTTCGCCCGCCAGCCCTTCGCCTCAAAGTTTGCTCGCTACGAGTCAACGGCGACTGATGGAAAGGTTACCGGCTCCGTGATCGGTATCGATCTCGGTACCACAAActctgccgttgccgtcatGGAGGGCAAGGTGCCCAAGATTATTGAGAACGCAGAGG GTGCTCGCACAACTCCTTCCGTGGTCGCTTTTGCCCAGGATGGCGAACGTCTCGTCGGTGTCGCCGCCAAGCGCCAGGCCGTCGTTAACCCCGAGAACACACTCTTCGCCACCAAGCGTTTGATTGGTCGCAAGTTTACCGACGCTGAGGTCCAGAGAGACATCAAGGAGGTCCCCTACAAGATTGTCCAACACACCAACGGCGACGCCTGGGTCTCTGCTCGCGACCAGAAGTACTCTCCCTCGCAGATTGGTGGTTTCGTCCTTAacaagatgaaggagaccgccgaggcctACCTCTCTAAGCCCGTTAAGAACGCTGTCGTCACCGTTCCTGCCTACTTCAACGACTCCCAGCGTCAGGCTACCAAGGATGCTGGTCAGATTGCCGGCCTGAACGTTCTTCGTGTCGTGAATGAGCCTACTGCCGCTGCTCTGGCCTATGGtctggagaaggaggacgaccgcatcgtcgccgtctaCGATCTTGGTGGTGGTACCTTCGATATCTCCGTTCTTGAGATCCAGAACGGTGTCTTCGAGGTTAAGTCTACCAATGGCGACACTCACTTGGGTGGTGAGGACTTCGACATTCACCTTGTTCGTCACCTTGTCCAGCAGTTCAAGAAGGACTCTGGCATTGACCTCTCCGGTGACCGCATGGCCATCCAGCGTATCCGTGAGGCtgccgagaaggccaagatcgagcTTTCCTCCTCTTTGTCTACCGACATTAACCTGCCCTTCATCACTGCCGACTCCTCTGGCCCCAAGCACATCAACCAGAAGCTCACTCGCGCTCAGCtcgagaagatgatggaTCCCCTCATCACCCGCACCATCGACCCCGTTCGCAAGGCTTTGAAGGACGCCAACCTCCAGGCCAAGGACATTCAGGAGGTCATTCTTGTTGGTGGTATGACTCGTATGCCCAAGGTCTCCGAGTCCGTCAAGAGCATCTTCGGCCGTGACCCCGCCAAGTCTGTCAACCCCGATGAGGCTGTTGCTATTGGTGCTGCCATTCAGGGAGCCGTTCTCTCTGGCGAGGTCAAggaccttctcctcctcgacgtcactcctctctctctcggcaTTGAGACCCTCGGCGGTGTTTTCACCCGTCTCATCAACCGTAACACCACCATCCCCACCAAGAAGTCCCAGACCttctccaccgccgccgacttccAAACCGCTGTCGAAATCAAGGTTTACCAGGGTGAGCGTGAGCTCGTCCGTGACAACAAGCTGCTTGGCAACTTCCAGCTGGTTGGCATCCCCCCTGCCCACCGTGGTGTGCCCCAGATCGAGGTTACCTtcgacatcgacgccgaCTCCATTGTCCACGTCCACGCCAAGGACAAGTCCACCAACAAGGACCAATCTATCACCATTGCCTCCGGCTCCGGTCTGTCTGACTCCGAGATCCAGCAGATGGTTGAGGACTCCGAGAAGTACGCCGAGACCGACAAGGAGCGCAAGGGCGCCATTGAGGCTGCCAACCGCGCTGACAGCGTCTTGAACGACACCGAGCGTGCCCTTAACGAgtacgccgagaagctcgacaaggccgaggctGATGGCATCCGCGAGAAGATCGCCTCTCTCCGTGAGTACGTCTCCAAGAGCTTGGCTGGTGAGGGCAACGCCACCGCTgccgagatcaaggagaagaCCGATGAGCTCCAGGTTGCAAGCCTGAACCTCTTCGACAAGATGCACAAGGCCCGCGCTGAGTCTGGCGAGCAGCCCACTCAGGATGCCAACGCATCCGAGaacaaggacggcgagaagaagccttAA
- a CDS encoding Putative signal recognition particle subunit SRP68, SRP68 domain superfamily, with protein sequence MDITKFVVSGRDAALLYGDYGTYQNQLAKKLLNSRKKLGIATRSRGKFSKKGEVTAAQIAENHEYIHLLLLTSERAWANAMAIKSSHASDAKGVTGKTRSHIVSRLEKAAKTAEQLIELLLQSAAGATLNDKLESRAYFAQIRGAAQFENQHWEPSLKSYAVARVVYSAMATSTKGDIFKDLLSDTIDPSIRYAAYQLKTPRTIPIPAIARRAFPQSDTALVQQINELDPNLLKQALVETTKQGEGVEKAPKTLTWRSREVKIEDAAISLAWGRVEEAKLKLSERWPSLVNAEPRDVAAAYDDILEATQDAADATKEAIDELRSEGVSQSDSRMQSLQITRTAVNYEMISWRIGRNRVLTGSDDGLVENYSSSRKKPAKEESGKKPKEEKPGRKAAKLKELVALYEGTLQSLEAARELPGVANDEALAEQLASTAESLSIARSHAIIDNIVNALALIKHATGEAQGAASTLADGLEAKPNLPRNIEVSGKDAKSLENFLQGELQRYRALVHLSNLLRESGSNEDDTKNIPLIERLREYPSGGIDLANLVNIPPKLSAVPVKPIFLDVAWNYIDYPGKGPQEVEPPSTPQQITQGESKSQPQKKGWFGFGR encoded by the exons ATGGACATCACCAAGTTTGTCGTCTCTGGTCGGGACGCAGCGTTACTCTATGGGGACTACGGGACCTACCAGAACCAACTTGCCAAAAAGCTGCTCAACAGTCGCAAGAAGCTGGGCATCGCCACGCGAAGCCGCGGCAAGTTCAGCAAGAAGGGTGAGGTGACTGCCGCACAGATTGCCGAGAACCACGA GTACATTCACCTGCTTCTGCTCACAAGCGAGCGCGCCTGGGCCAATGCCATGGCCATCAAATCGTCGCACGCCTCCGACGCAAAGGGTGTCACCGGCAAGACCAGGTCACACATAGTTTCTCGACTCGAAAAAGCGGCAAAGACAGCCGAACAGCTCATCGAGCTTCTCTTGCAGTCGGCGGCTGGCGCCACACTGAACGACAAGCTCGAGTCCCGCGCTTACTTCGCCCAGATCCGTGGTGCTGCCCAATTCGAGAACCAACACTGGGAGCCTTCCCTGAAAAGCTATGCCGTTGCTCGCGTTGTCTACAGCGCGATGGCCACCTCCACCAAAGGTGATATCTTCAAGGATCTCctttccgacaccatcgACCCTTCGATTCGCTATGCCGCCTACCAACTCAAGACGCCGCGAACGATACCCATTCCAGCGATTGCCCGACGCGCATTTCCCCAGTCCGACACTGCACTGGTGCAGCAGATCAACGAACTCGATCCCAATTTGTTGAAGCAGGCTCTGGTCGAGACTACCAAGCAGGGCGAGGGTGTCGAGAAAGCTCCCAAGACGCTCACGTGGCGCTCGCGCGAGGTCAAGATCGAGGACGCAGCAATTTCCTTGGCGTGGGGCAGAGTGGAAGAGGCCAAGTTGAAGCTGTCTGAGCGATGGCCTTCTCTCGTCAATGCTGAGCCCAGAGACGTGGCTGCCGCTtacgacgacatcctcgagGCGACTCAGGACGCTGCTGATGCCACGAAGGAAGCCATTGACGAATTACGGTCTGAGGGTGTTTCCCAGAGCGACTCTCGAATGCAAAGCCTACAGATCACCCGAACTGCCGTCAATTATGAGATGATTAGCTGGCGAATTGGTCGAAACCGCGTGCTGACgggcagcgacgacggcttAGTCGAGAACTATAGTTCATCGCGCAAGAAACCCGCCAAGGAGGAGTCAGGAAAGAAACCCAAGGAAGAAAAGCCTGGCCGCAAAGCAGCCAAGTTGAAGGAGCTGGTGGCCCTCTACGAAGGAACATTGCAAAGTCTGGAGGCTGCGCGAGAGTTGCCTGGTGTAGCCAACGATGAGGCTCTTGCTGAGCAGCTCGCGTCGACAGCGGA ATCTCTTTCTATCGCCCGCTCCCACGCCATCATTGACAACATTGTCAACGCCCTGGCTCTCATCAAGCATGCCACTGGCGAAGCGCAGGGGGCTGCCTCGACACttgccgacggccttgaggcCAAACCCAACTTACCTCGTAACATTGAGGTGTCAGGCAAGGACGCCAAGTCGTTGGAAAACTTCCTCCAGGGCGAGCTTCAGCGATACCGCGCACTCGTCCACCTGTCGAACTTGCTCAGGGAGTCGGGCTCGAACGAGGACGATACCAAGAACATTCCCCTCATTGAGCGGCTGCGCGAGTATCCCTCGGGAGGTATTGACCTCGCGAACCTCGTCAACATACCGCCCAAGCTGTCAGCTGTTCCTGTCAAGCCGATATTCCTTGATGTCGCCTGGAATTACATCGACTACCCCGGCAAGGGGCCGCAGGAAGTTGAGCCGCCCAGCACGCCTCAGCAGATCACCCAGGGCGAATCTAAGTCCCAACCGCAGAAGAAGGGATGGTTTGGTTTTGGTAGATAA
- a CDS encoding Putative tetratricopeptide-like helical domain superfamily gives MLERTAATLESCTSFHALPSASRSLKTQRKLYTGFWQHGAAAIDISCPVLATQLNAASLPPPQPPIPPPETLAASTFLLDFLYPTGTAAVLRKFAPGLANHQASIHRLPRRSRPFTSSVATPINLDTRSMQYDQDTTTHAAKEIRLGQKDVDPAEEQEYEDEEDDEDEDKAAVISWRHTHSGPSYLGAGSRPDLMRELMAEKDTEYFGSIWQLYSQLDRSLQPELRPEVIVYLYRSSNVIDARRILLLFSEIETDQWTPKVLTSAVAASLRLGHVPEAFALYRRGLDANGTVSGLKELLQYAFKRSAWKTVKDLWVAHHTSDAYRDDDLTPVEALSTIPYIGELVNEFASYLTSTGKMSKDAQKRLGILLEQAIQVALQQPCKPQEALPLLKIINSPKMYADHLNQALARGQRECLPEIYRLYRNMPNAKLSPELLHGMFDVFNPDDVLGLEQVYEDFSKASCGGLDKLAVRKYLRFYASRGDVKSVERLSAKYPKVLRITEQSLYLMKAYASLGDYAGAREVFDEMRYKYRKKPPMMHWHELLKSSLREATYDRPRMVFDELCEAIKPNEVTFAMMMSLAASKGDLDFTLQLLQQARSRGITTDVPILQSVVSAYCRNDRLREALATCIEAKNTNVPGEQAQLWNVLLRRHADRRAFDDVCEVVALMGQHGVMWTPETHAVLLQALVACGQADPAHKVLHAAVHDKSFAPSPGHFVTVTEGGLNSRQLSLARNSHKLMRRVTGRPPSVDARLAEARLLFKQQLFSTLQTLEQADGPSDLMDELREMAEEVKTTTQTDADPGNGAHRALRRADSLHRLRGTLVKAIALFTRYRDFESARELRELQANLDQEGIITTPKVEQLDILHSLMLENIQNKKYDAAKANWKLIWQTTLKLARPASYYGYGPFVALPRYRYSLSRPFGTLQEMFLELQDSEGLKEALDQLLDAGFLLDARAMNHACQALARTGRWLDACKLCEKYLMDNWTGWLLNRMKRRLKVNLPLSHRRQGRAPHRLRPTSYTLVVLAKGYSDLEGMVAWSSAAAWAMRTLRKHCPQLVHAIQTLSYTGLGIENEAFDRDRAMELAKKELEEPQEMASADEQTDAPFVTEEQPSAGQQEQASATKDDADESLANEGALSPATGEELRLDGQRV, from the coding sequence ATGCTCGagagaacggcggcgaccttggaGTCATGCACCAGCTTTCATGCTCTTCCATCCGCCTCACGATCACTAAAAACCCAGCGCAAACTGTACACAGGCTTCTGGCAGCATGGTGCCGCAGCAATAGACATATCTTGCCCCGTACTGGCTACGCAGCTCAACGCCGCCAGCTTGCCTCCCCCTCAGCCGCCAATACCACCACCCGAAACCCTTGCCGCATCcaccttcctcctcgacttTCTCTATCCTACTGGGACGGCCGCGGTTCTGCGCAAGTTCGCTCCGGGTTTGGCTAATCATCAAGCGTCGATTCACAGACTGCCTCGGCGGTCCAGGCCGTTTACCTCGTCCGTTGCGACCCCAATAAACCTCGACACTCGATCGATGCAATACGATCAGGACACAACCACACATGCTGCAAAAGAGATTCGACTCGGCCAAAAAGACGTCGACCCGGCAGAAGAGCAGGAGtacgaagacgaggaagatgatgaagatgaagataAGGCAGCAGTCATTAGTTGGCGCCATACCCACAGCGGCCCCTCTTACCTAGGGGCAGGGTCACGGCCCGATTTGATGAGGGAGTTGATGGCAGAGAAAGATACGGAGTACTTCGGCTCGATATGGCAGCTCTACTCGCAACTGGACCGCAGCCTGCAGCCAGAACTCCGCCCCGAAGTTATCGTCTACTTGTATCGGTCCTCCAACGTCATCGACGCCCGCAGGATATTGCTCTTGTTCTCGGAAATAGAGACTGACCAATGGACACCAAAGGTCCTTACATCGGCTGTTGCAGCGTCCTTGCGTCTTGGGCACGTGCCAGAAGCATTTGCGCTATACCGCCGGGGACTGGATGCGAATGGCACGGTCAGTGGGCTGAAGGAGCTACTTCAATATGCCTTCAAAAGGTCTGCTTGGAAAACAGTCAAAGACCTTTGGGTGGCTCACCACACAAGCGATGCGTACCGTGACGACGACCTTACGCCAGTGGAGGCTCTATCCACCATTCCCTACATCGGAGAATTGGTCAACGAATTCGCGAGTTACCTGACCTCAACGGGCAAAATGAGCAAAGATGCGCAGAAGAGGCTTGGCATACTACTCGAGCAAGCTATCCAAGTTGCGCTCCAGCAACCCTGCAAACCCCAAGAGGCTCTGCCACTGCTTAAGATTATCAACTCACCGAAGATGTACGCCGACCACCTAAACCAGGCCCTGGCACGGGGTCAGCGAGAGTGCTTGCCAGAAATATACCGTTTGTACCGGAATATGCCTAATGCTAAGCTGTCTCCGGAACTTCTGCATGGCATGTTCGATGTCTTCAATCCAGACGACGTACTTGGCCTGGAACAGGTCTACGAGGACTTCTCCAAGGCAAGTTGTGGCGGTTTGGACAAGTTAGCCGTCAGAAAATATCTCAGGTTCTACGCGTCACGTGGCGACGTCAAATCTGTTGAGCGCCTGTCGGCCAAGTATCCGAAGGTCCTGAGAATCACAGAGCAGTCCCTGTACCTGATGAAGGCTTACGCCAGCTTGGGGGATTACGCAGGCGCCCGGGAAGTCTTTGACGAGATGAGGTACAAGTACCGAAAGAAACCTCCTATGATGCATTGGCACGAACTCCTCAAGAGCTCTCTGCGGGAGGCGACGTACGATCGCCCCAGAATGGTATTCGACGAGCTCTGTGAAGCTATTAAGCCCAACGAGGTGACCTTCGCAATGATGATGTCCCTGGCGGCATCGAAGGGTGACCTCGACTTTACTTTACAACTTCTCCAGCAAGCTCGGTCAAGAGGGATCACAACCGACGTTCCGATTCTACAAAGCGTCGTCAGCGCCTACTGCCGTAACGACCGACTGCGAGAGGCTCTGGCGACTTGCATAGAGGCTAAAAACACAAACGTCCCTGGTGAGCAAGCTCAGCTCTGGAATGTCCTGTTGCGTCGCCATGCGGACCGCCGGGCCTTTGACGATGTTTGCGAGGTCGTTGCTCTCATGGGGCAACATGGTGTCATGTGGACGCCGGAAACCCATGCCGTGCTGCTACAAGCCTTGGTGGCTTGTGGGCAGGCTGATCCCGCGCACAAGGTGCTGCACGCAGCTGTTCACGACAAGTCTTTCGCTCCCAGCCCGGGGCACTTCGTCACTGTTACAGAGGGTGGTCTGAACTCTCGTCAGTTGTCGCTGGCTCGAAATTCGCATAAGTTGATGCGACGGGTCActgggcggccgccctcggtCGATGCCCGCCTCGCGGAGGCTCGACTTCTGTTCAAGCAACAGCTGTTTAGCACCCTTCAAACACTGGAGCAAGCCGATGGACCAAGCGATTTGATGGATGAATTACGGGAAATGGCTGAGGAAGTAAAGACGACTACGCAGACGGACGCAGATCCCGGTAACGGCGCCCATCGTGCACTAAGACGTGCGGACTCGTTGCATCGTCTGCGCGGGACGCTAGTCAAAGCCATCGCTCTCTTCACCCGATACCGCGATTTTGAGTCTGCCAGAGAGCTAAGGGAGCTGCAAGCAAATCTGGACCAAGAGGGCATCATAACCACCCCCAAGGTTGAGCAGTTGGACATCTTACACTCGCTCATGCTGGAGAACATTCAAAACAAGAAGtacgacgccgccaaggcgaACTGGAAACTCATCTGGCAAACAACCCTAAAACTTGCTCGGCCAGCATCCTATTATGGCTACGGTCCATTTGTTGCATTGCCGCGGTATCGCTACAGCCTGTCCAGACCCTTTGGGACGCTGCAAGAAATGTTCCTGGAGCTGCAGGACTCCGAAGGTCTTAAAGAAGCTCTCGATCAGCTTCTGGACGCGGGCTTCCTTCTCGATGCCCGCGCCATGAACCACGCGTGCCAGGCGCTTGCCCGGACAGGCCGCTGGCTTGATGCCTGCAAGCTCTGCGAAAAGTACCTCATGGACAATTGGACGGGATGGCTGCTCAACCGCATGAAGCGCCGCCTCAAGGTAAATCTCCCCTTgagccatcgccgccaaggccgcgcGCCGCATCGGCTGCGGCCGACGTCATacaccctcgtcgtccttgccAAAGGGTACAGCGACCTCGAAGGGATGGTGGCGTGGTCGTCTGCCGCCGCGTGGGCGATGCGCACTCTCCGGAAGCACTGCCCCCAGCTCGTGCACGCCATCCAGACTTTGTCGTACACAGGTCTCGGCATCGAGAACGAGGCTTTCGACCGGGACCGCGCCATGGAGTTGGCGAAGAAAGAACTGGAAGAACCGCAGGAAATGGCGTCAGCCGATGAGCAGACCGACGCTCCGTTTGTGACGGAGGAGCAGCCGTCAGCGGGACAGCAAGAACAGGCCTCTGCAACAAaagacgatgccgatgagAGCTTGGCAAACGAAGGGGCTTTGTCCCCGGCAACCGGAGAGGAATTAAGGCTAGACGGCCAACGTGTATGA
- a CDS encoding Putative cutinase/acetylxylan esterase, alpha/Beta hydrolase, cutinase, serine active yields MRPSPVILLSAALLCQQTTALSLPKNRERDLSSLLSGKLDVLDLLDRVPGAVDKVVNTTILVVRALRETVTENGITQDDLNTALGINSTTGLPVGNSTSSAVTCPDVAVIFARGTNEPGNVGFLTGPPFFDALRTYMNGTGTISIQGVNQYPADPPGFFAGGSTTGATSAAAVASRTLSMCPNTRLTVSGYSQGSQVARLAIAQLPPNQQARIASVVLFGDPLGGAAVPGVDGTRLLVVCHTGDNICQGGNFIFSPHLDYSLDAPTAALFVMQRSRLGLASRDAQNEGMGATVVGTVQGIMQSPKNGIASD; encoded by the exons ATGAGGCCGTCTCCGGTCATTCTCTTGTCGGCGGCATTGCTGTGCCAGCAGACAACGGCACTGTCGCTGCCGAAGAACCGTGAGCGGGACCTGTCGAGCCTGCTCTCGGGGAAACTCGAcgtccttgatctcctcgACAGGGTGCCCGGCGCAGTAGATAAGGTCGTCAACACTACGATCCTCGTTGTGAGAGCGCTAAGGGAGACCGTTACGGAGAATGGGATCACTCAAGACGATTTGAACACTGCGCTGGGCATCAACAGCACCACAGGCTTGCCCGTAGGAaactcgacgtcgtcggccgtgACGTGTCCGGACGTTGCTGTTATCTTTGCAAGGGGGACAAATGAGCCAG GCAACGTGGGCTTCCTCACGGGTccgcccttcttcgacgCCCTCCGGACATACATGAACGGTACCGGAACCATCTCCATCCAGGGCGTCAATCAGTACCCCGCGGACCCACCGGGCTTCTTCGCGGGCGGCTCCACGACAGGCGCtacctcggccgcggcggtcGCCTCCCGCACGCTGTCCATGTGCCCCAACACGCGCCTCACGGTGTCGGGCTATTCGCAGGGCTCGCAGGTGGCCCGCCTCGCCATTGCGCAGCTGCCGCCCAACCAGCAGGCTCGCATCGCGAGCGTCGTCCTGTTCGGCGACccgctcggcggcgcggcggtccccggcgtcgacggcacgCGCCTGCTCGTTGTCTGCCACACGGGCGACAACATCTGCCAGGGCGGCAACTTCATCTTCTCGCCGCACCTTGACTACAGCCTCGAcgcgccgacggcagcgcTCTTCGTGATGCAGAGGAGCAGACTCGGCCTCGCGAGCCGGGACGCCCAGAACGAGGGCATGGGCGCGACGGTGGTCGGCACGGTGCAAGGAATCATGCAGTCTCCCAAGAACGGGATAGCGAGCGATTAG
- a CDS encoding Putative atos-like domain-containing protein, giving the protein MPIFQDDLYHSPPVPDASTATEPILLHQQINMPSLTRKLSEESIRTELCEGLVLESPRASTPESDAAAITSDRAELIERLKRGESPTWVPNRLLGSSRSPRDGPFAHNITQLESLFNNLPRPTTPRSSRPPSSSSSLLPPASITPEKLGGLRDDDERVREGLSIQRPRSALHSGDFTEDRSREKQQGPQEEEVEGGGSDRRTTQFFASRNAWIATSPPRDFSSFHFDGRIPFVAAHDDYRSVPSSLSSSFSSSFVYKPPTSPLVQSESNDDADLPIPLHGIDIATSPLNVNLRRHTLNSVVPSPFAVPPLSHPALHRQSSQRGTALPYQAHQPRRSLTSAPQVTLSGTSPQTPAFLRPRRPSFNADTSPLQHASMVGSYEESILRGRMSTTPSKPLNFLAQIGVLGLGKCKSSLRCPAHVTLPFPAVFYSYGGASQGRVRSEDGPSPYVGQIDLENGLPKPEEGQRSRRKLQARVAERRVVEDDVAMGDSPAMVDGSDREARKTQRARRRSGSPRAPPGGSYRIPEKGQIQIIIKNPNKTAVKLFLVPYDLAGMEPGTKTFIRQRSYSAGPIIENAPGLAEAVGSDRPILRYLVHLHICCPAKGRYYLYKSIRIVFANRVPDGKEKLRNETTCPEPRYTPYKPIRAMHSPLSNSSGPAATLAAEKAFRRRSAGFSLGQSLHGLDTSDGLSQSPQATGQQPSPSPFSFGGNNQTVDTIPFALPGRARLGSNTSDSTNTTTTPGILSPQSSQPSRPTTKDGWEAHIARYEKLNKGDVGYGGNFFAPSGRGSPGGTEGLLSRRLRSLGVQNQGELSSDRRDSPE; this is encoded by the coding sequence ATGCCCATATTCCAGGACGATCTCTACCACTCGCCGCCCGTTCCCGATGCATCCACTGCAACAGAACCAATCTTGCTGCACCAGCAAATCAACATGCCGTCCCTGACGAGGAAGCTATCTGAAGAGAGCATCCGGACAGAACTCTGCGAGGGCCTCGTTCTCGAAAGCCCGAGGGCCTCAACCCCCGAGAGTGATGCCGCCGCAATCACGTCTGATCGTGCCGAGTTGATTGAGCGCCTGAAGCGAGGAGAGAGTCCGACATGGGTTCCGAACCGCCTTTTAGGATCATCTCGGAGCCCCAGAGATGGTCCTTTTGCCCACAACATCACTCAGCTCGAGTCGCTGTTCAATAACTTGCCTCGTCCAACCACCCCACGAAGCTCGcgtccgccgtcgagctcgtctAGCTTACTACCGCCGGCGAGCATCACTCCGGAGAAACTGGGTGGATTacgggacgacgacgagagggTGCGCGAGGGATTGAGCATTCAGAGACCGAGGTCTGCTCTGCACAGTGGCGACTTCACCGAGGACCGGTCGCGAGAGAAGCAGCAAGGGCcgcaggaggaagaggtggaggggggcggcagcgaccGCAGAACCACTCAGTTCTTCGCATCTCGCAACGCGTGGATCGCAACGTCGCCCCCGCGAGACTTTTCCTCGTTCCACTTCGACGGAAGGATACCTTTTGTGGCCGCGCATGACGACTACAGATCTGTGCCTTCGTCTTTGTCCTCGTCATTCTCGTCAAGTTTCGTGTACAAGCCGCCGACCAGCCCGCTAGTCCAGTCCGAGAGCAATGATGACGCTGACCTGCCGATACCGCTACACGGCATCGACATCGCGACGAGCCCCCTGAACGTGAACTTGCGAAGGCACACGCTGAACTCGGTCGTCCCTTCTCCGTTTGCTGTTCCGCCGCTGAGCCACCCTGCGCTTCACAGGCAGTCCTCGCAACGAGGGACGGCACTGCCGTACCAAGCACACCAACCACGGCGGTCCCTCACATCCGCGCCCCAAGTGACGCTATCCGGCACCTCACCGCAAACGCCCGCGTTTCTTAGACCTAGGCGGCCCTCGTTCAATGCTGATACTTCTCCATTGCAGCATGCGTCCATGGTCGGGTCCTATGAAGAGAGCATCCTCCGGGGTCgaatgtcgacgacgccgtcgaagcCACTTAATTTCCTTGCGCAGATTGGCGTACTGGGCTTGGGGAAGTGCAAGTCCAGCTTGAGATGCCCGGCGCACGTCACATTACCTTTTCCCGCTGTATTTTACAGCTACGGAGGAGCATCGCAAGGCCGTGTGCGATCAGAAGACGGGCCAAGTCCATACGTTGGACAAATTGACCTGGAAAACGGTCTGCCGAAACCCGAAGAGGGGCAGCGTTCCCGGCGGAAGTTGCAGGCCAGGGTCGCTGAGCGGAGGGttgtcgaagacgacgtggCCATGGGCGACAGCCCTGCGATGGTAGATGGCTCGGATCGTGAGGCACGCAAAACGCAACGGGCAAGGCGGAGATCAGGGTCACCTAGGGCGCCACCTGGTGGGAGTTATCGGATACCCGAGAAGGGCCAGATCCAAATCATTATCAAGAACCCGAACAAGACGGCTGTCAAGTTGTTCCTGGTCCCGTATGACCTCGCTGGCATGGAGCCTGGGACGAAAACCTTCATCCGACAGCGGAGTTATTCGGCTGGCCCCATCATTGAGAACGCGCCTgggctcgccgaggccgtgggcTCGGATCGGCCGATCCTGCGCTATCTCGTGCATCTACACATTTGCTGCCCAGCCAAAGGGCGGTACTACCTTTACAAGAGCATTCGGATCGTTTTCGCCAACCGGGTGCCCGAtggcaaggagaagctgcGCAACGAGACCACATGCCCCGAGCCGCGGTACACGCCGTACAAGCCCATTCGTGCGATGCACTCACCACTATCCAACAGCAGCGGCCCCGCAGCAACACTTGCTGCCGAGAAGGCTTTCAGGAGGCGGAGCGCTGGCTTCTCGCTAGGCCAATCTCTACACGGGCTCGACACATCGGACGGGCTCTCACAATCACCGCAGGCAACAGGGCAACAgccgtcgccttctccttTCAGCTTTGGCGGCAACAACCAGACGGTGGATACCATCCCATTCGCTCTGCCGGGGCGCGCTCGTCTCGGAAGCAACACTAGCGACAGCACAAACACCACTACTACTCCGGGTATACTCTCGCCTCAGTCGTCACAACCAAGCAGGCCAACAACCAAGGACGGCTGGGAAGCTCACATCGCTCGATACGAGAAGCTAAACAAGGGGGATGTCGGATACGGCGGCAACTTTTTTGCTCCATCTGGGCGCGGAAGCCCGGGCGGCACGGAAGGATTGCTTTCTCGACGCCTTCGGTCTCTAGGAGTACAGAACCAGGGCGAGCTGTCCTCAGATCGTCGGGATAGCCCGGAGTAA